The nucleotide sequence GGACCGCGACGCCCGGATGGCGGCGTTGCGATCGGGTGTGCCTGAAAACTACGCTTCCCGACAGGGCCAGTGGCTAAAAAAGCATCCGATTGTGCTGGCGGCGATGGAAGCGGATCTGGATGATCGTGAGATGTTAAAGCTTGAAAAGGCTCTGGTCGAAATTGACCGCCAGATGGAGACCTGCAAAGAAATTCTGGGTCTGCAGGATTTTTAGCAGCTCTTGTATTTTCACCTCGAAGCTACCGTCTGAAAATAATGTCACTAAACTGAGGGTAAAAGAGGTGACCTATGGCGCACGGTTTTTTCCTTTCAACAACCCTCGGCGTTCTTCTTTTCAGTCTTCAGATATTTGCCGCCACTCCGAAAGAGGCAGACCTGGTTTTGGCGCAGGCTCATCAGAAGATGATCCTGCTGGTGGACGGACTTTTTAATTCCGGCCAGATCACTGAAATCGACAAGTTGCTTTTGGTGTCGGATCTGAATGGCTATAAAACAGCTTATATGGCCTACTCCAATGGGGCAGCGCAAACCCACACGTATCTGAAAAACAAGAAGCAGCGTGAAGATTATTATGCCAATAAAATTCTGTATGTCTCCAGCCGCCTGGAAAATCTGGCAGCCAATCCGGCGGGCAATATTGCTGATATCACTGAAGAGGTGACGGATTTTGTTCCGGCGGACAGCAAGTGCGGGGTGCCGGTGGATCTTCCATGTGTGGCCCATGAAGTGGAACTGCGCATGGATATTATTTATCTGAATATCAACAAACGCAGCTCCAAGGTGCGGGCAAAGTTTAAAAAGGTGGCCGATCAGGGGCTGCATGCGGCAGAGCTTTATGCCCGCATACTGGCTTCACTGCGAACTGATAGGGGCGCTTTATACCCGACCGAATACATTTACAATAAAGACCGTCTGGTTATGAGTGTGAAACAGGAAATTGAAGAGGGATACTAGTGCAAAAGTCCCTGGGCCTGATAATGCTGATCTTTTATGCCACGGGTATGATCCTGGGGGCGGGTGTTTATTCGGTGATTGGCAAGGCGGCCGGAGTCGCGCATGAAGGATTGTGGCTTAGCTTTTTGCTGGCGGCGGTGGCGGCGCTATTGACGGCGCTTTCTTATGCGGAGCTTTCGACTCTTTTTCCCAAGGCAGGCGCTGAATATGTTTATATGAAAGAGATCTTTCCGCAAAAAAAGATCCTTTCTTTTTTGTGCGGCTGTTTGATGATCTTCGCGGCGATTTGCACGGCATCAACTGTGGCACTTTCTTTTGCCGCGTATCTGCAGGATTTTTTCAAAGCACCGGAAGCCTTGGTGGCTATGGCGGTGCTGGCGCTTTTTACCTTGGTGAATATCTGGGGGGTGCGCGAATCGGGCTGGATGAATATTGCATTCACGCTGGTGGAGTTGTCGGGTTTGGTGATTTTTGTCTATATGGGATTCAAACAGCCGGAATTTGGCAAAGCGCTTTCGGCTCCGCTTTCCTGGGGGGTGGCGACTGGAGCCTCGCTGATCTTTTTTGCGTATCTGGGATTTGAGAATATGGTGAACTTGGCAGAAGAGGCCAAAGAGCCTGAAAAGAATATTCCTCGCGCCATCTTAATCAGTCTGGTGTTAACGACGGCAGTCTATGTGGCGGTCAGTCTGGCGGCGCTGGCGTTGATGAATCCGGAAGATTTGCAAAGTTCAGATGCGGTGCTAAGTGAAGCTCTGCTTAAGCATTCCCCGGAAGCTGCTAAAATGCTGGGAGGTATCGCTCTGTTTGCTACAGCCAACACAGTCATGATCGCCCTGTTGGCGGCCAGCCGGATCGGTCTGGGGATGGCGCGGGGCCGGGATTTGCCAAAAATGTTTGCAGCGATCTTACCCAAGCGGCAAAGTCCATGGCTGGCGTCACTTTTGGTGTTTGCCTTGGCTTTGTTGTTTTTGCCACTGAAGAAAATTGAAATTATCGCCAGCGTTTCTTCATTTGTGACGATTGTGGTTTTTATTGTCGTCAATGCGGCTGTCATATACCTGCGTCGAAAAGAGCCCAAACGAAAAAGACCGTTTCGGGTTCCGGGATCCGTCGCCGGATGGCCAGTGCTGCCGGTTTTGGCAGCGGGGATTGCTTTGTTCTTTTTATTTAATTTTGAAGAGCAGGTTTACTATGTCGGTGTGGGTATTGTGATTTTTGTACTGGTGGTGTATCAGGCGCTGCATCGGCGCCGCGCCTGATAGATGAACTACTTGGCTTTTTCTTTTTTGCAGGTTGGGTAAATGGCCTGACCAGACCATGTGCCGTCTTTGCAAGTCAAAGTGTCGGAAATGCAGATTTCATCCGCAGGAACGGAAGGTTTCAGCCAGCCTGTGGCTTTGCCGCCGTCCGGGATTGTTCCCAGCGGGGTATCACAGCTTCTTTTTTCGCTGACCACCGGGGCTGCTTTGGAAGGGGAAGCTTCAATGGCCGTTGGGGCCGCACCTTCGTACAAGCGTGTCCCGCCGCCCGGAGGCGGGGATGCTTTAGGCAGCTCGGCTTCAGCAGATGGAGTGGCTTTTGGCTGACTGGAGCAGCCTGCAACAAGAATCAGGGTGGCAATCATGATGAGTGTTTTCATATTCTTAGTTTGCTTTCAATAGTAACCAATTAACAAGTTCCAATTTGTATTTTTGCCTGGATCACAGGTCCAAGGTTTGAGTCTGGCCGCGAAGTTTGTCTGAGAGCTGACAGAGGGAATTCTTGTCTCTTGGTGTTCGCAGAAAAATGGCATGTACTCAAAGGCAACAAGAGAGGTTTTTATGGTTCAGTGTGCACTGTTGGTTCGCTTTGAGGCCAAGCCCGGGAAAGAGGCTGAGGTGGAAAGATTTCTAAAAAATGGTCTGGCGCTGGTGGAAGATGAACCAGAAACCACGGCATGGTTCGCCTTAAGATTGAATTCTCACGAGCTCGGGATTTTTGATGCGTTTCCGGATGAATCGGGGCGAAAAGCGCACTTGGCGGGAAAGGTGGCTGAAGCCTTGTTTGCGCAGTCGCCTGATTTGTTTGCGGCCGAGCCCCGCATCGAGCAGATTGACGTGATTGCCGACAAGCTGCCGGGCTCCGGAAAAAGTGCGCGAGAACTTCCTCCGGAAGCTTACGCACCTTAAGTTTTTTGCTGCAGCCTTTTCCAGCCTTCGTAAAGTCGGTCCCTGGCGCCGACCAGCGGGGTGTGGGTGATCTTGATGGATTGTTCGGGAAGGGCTTTTTGCATTTGTTCATAGATGCGTGCCGTGGAAAGTCCCACGGCTTCGCCATCGTCGTTTGAAAGCGCGTAATACACTTCCTTGATGCCGGTCATATGCATCGCTGCCAGGCACATCGGGCAGGGTTGGCCGCTGGCATAAATCACGCAGCCATCCAAACGCGGGCTTTCCAGCACCTGACTTGCGGCCCGAATGGCAGAAAGTTCGGCGTGAGAGGTGGGATCTTGTGTCAGCAGGATCTGATTCACTCCGGTGGCGATGACTTCATTGTTTTTAACCAGCACGGCTCCAAAAGGACGGCCATGGTGTTCTTGCAGGTTTTCTGCGGCAAGATTCACGGCCATTTCCAAAAATCTGATTTGATCGTTGTTCATGAAGAACTCCTTCTTAAGTAAGAAGTTTTGGCAGGATTTCTTTCAGCAGGTCTTTGTCTTTTTTGGACAGGGGCGAAAGGAATTCGTCTTCCACCTGTCTTTGCGTTTTGGCGATGGTGTCAAGGTCCTTCGCCCCTTTCGGGGTCAATTCAATGACCTTGATGCGGCGGTCCTCCGCGCCGGGTATCCGACGTACATATTTCAATTTTTCCAGTCCATCGATGAACTTTACCATGGAGGCTTTGTCTATATACATTTCCTGCCCCAGGACGATTTGACTCTTAGGCCCTTGAACTTGAAGAAGCTTCATAATTCCCAGTTGAGGACCGACAATCTTATGTTGAAGCAGGGCGCGTCCCATCATGTCCTTGTATCTAAGTGCACACTTATTGAGACAGTACCCAAAGAAGGCCTTTAGAACAGGATTGAACGAGGTGGCATCGCAGCTGGAAGGGGTTGCGGATGATTTTTTCAAAGAAGACCTCCTGTTTGATAGATCGTAACACAAACCGTTTGCAACGCAAACCATTTGGGCGTACAACCAATAAAGATTAGGTGGCTTATGATCACATTGAAATACTACGGCAAAGTTCTTGTTGTTGGTGCGCTGCTGGGGGGCTCTCTCCATTCTCAGGCGGCGGGTCTGCATCTGCAGGATGCCTTGAATGAAGCTCTGAACAACTCTCCGAAAGTGCAAAAATCCGAATCCCAATACCGCGAAACCGGCTGGAAAAAGACAGAGTCCTATTCCGGATTTCTGCCCACGCTGTCGGCTCAGGCCAGTTACCTGTTTGATAAGAAGTACGCCCTGGTGGATGTAAATCTTAATAATGTGCCTTTGGCGATTCCGCAGGTGGTCCCGACGACCAATGCCTATTTGACGGCTCAATGGTCGGTCTTTGATGGCTTCGCCAGTACGAACCGGTACCTGAGTGCGGATGCTTTTAATGAATCCGCCAAGAGCGACTTTGACTGGACCCGTTTTCAGGTCCAGCGCGAAGTGACAGTGCTGTTCTATAAGGCACTGGCGGCCAAAGAACTGAAAACCGTGGCTGAACAAAACGTGCGTGCCCTGGAAGATCATCTGAAAGACGTGCGTCTGTTTAAAAAAGTAGGCTCTTCGACCAATTACGATGTTCTGCGCGTCGAAGTTCAGATGAGCGAGGCTCAATCCGAACTTTTAAATGCCACGGATAACGTCGAACTTTCCCGCGGACGCTTAAGTGAGTCGCTGGGAATGGATCAGGATGTGCCAGAGGTCGATGGGATTCTGCCGCGCTTGAGTCCGGAGGTTGTGGCAAAACTTGATAAAGCAACCCTGGAAGATCGCAAGGATCTGCAGGCTTTGCGTCAGCGCGCCGAAGGATTTAAGCACCAAGAGGACTCTGCGGAAAAATACTGGGTGCCGCGCATTTCTTTAATTGGTCAGTATCAGTACTACAACAATCGCAATGACCGCTTTGATGATTTCGATCAGTTCCGTGATGCCTACCAGTTCGGTGTGATGCTGAATTGGAATTTGTTCGACGGAATGACCTCGATTTCCCGTTCCAAGCAAAGCATTGAACAAAAATACCAGGCCGAAAAGACCGTGCGTCAGGCCGAGCTGAAAAGTCAGCGCGACTTCGACATGTGGAAAAAGAAATTTCTTTATTACTGCAAAGTCTATGAAGCCCGTTTGAACGATATTTCCAAATCAGAGGAAAGCGTTCGTCTGGCCCGTGAAGGTCAGAAAGTCGGGGCCCGCACCAATACGGATGTGTTGGATGCCGAGGCCGAACTTTACCGTGCTCGCGCGGGGGCGGTGAATGCTCAGGTCGGGGCGATCGAAGCGATCGTCAATCTGGAGCTTAGCACCGGTCAGCAATTGGTTAATTTTAATTAAGGATCAGGACAATGGATAAAAAGAAAAAATTATTGGCAGGTTTCGGAACTGTGGCGGTGCTGGTTGCGGGATACTTTCTGTATGAACACATGATGTACGTTGCGACTGACAACGCGCAGGTCGAAGCGCACTCGGTGATGATCGCCGCCAAAGTGGGCGGCTATATCAACGCGGTTCATATTAATGAAGGCATGAAAGTCAAAAAAGGCGATGTGCTGATCGAGATCGACGACCGCGATTATCAAAATCACCTGCGTCAGATCAAAGGCGAGCTGGCGTCTTTAGAAGCGAAGAAAAGAGACGCGGACAAAAATCTGCGCCGTATTTCTGAATTGTTCTCTAAAGGTGTGGTTTCTCAACAGCAGTTTGATGCAACGACGACATCTTTGGCGGAAGTTAAAGCCAAGTACGAGGCTGTCAGTGCTCAAGTGGCTCAGGCGGAACTGAATTTCCAAAACACTAAAATTCTTGCTCCGTCGGATGGTTTTATCGCCAAGCGCGCCGCTGAAGTGGGGCAGCTGGCCTCCCCGGGTGTTCCTTTGGTCGGCTTTGTCGACGCGGGCGAACGCTGGGTGACGGCGAACTTCAAGGAAACTGAAATTGAAGGTGTTGTTCCAGGTAAGAAAGTAAATATCGATGTGGATGCGATTTCGGGCCACAGTTTTGTCGGAGTGGTGGAATCCATCAGTTCTGCAACCGGCGCGACGTTCACATTGCTTCCCCCGGATAATGCCACTGGGAACTTTACCAAAGTGGTGCAGCGTGTGCCGGTGAAGATCCGTTTTGAAAATGTCACCGCAGAACAAGTGGAAGCTCTGAAAGCGGGACTTTCTGCATTCGTGAAAGTGCATAAGCACTAAATCCTCCGGTTAGAGGGCTATATGAAAAGAGAATCCGTACTGATTATCGTGGTGGCCGTGATGGCTTCGCTGCTTGAAATCGTCGATGCGTCCATCGTGAATGTGGCGCTGTCGTCGATGATGGGAAATCTGGGGGCAACCCTTGAAGACATCAGTATGGTCATCACCGGTTACGCCATCGCCAATGCCATCATCCTTCCCGTATCGGCGTGGCTGGGCGAGCGCATTGGTCGCCGGGTGTACTTTCTGGGGTGTATCGCTCTTTTCACCCTGACCTCGGTTGCCTGCGGTCTGGCGCCCAATCTGGAAACGCTGACCGTGTTCCGTATTCTTCAGGGGCTTGCGGGCGGGGCCCTGCTGCCAACGTCGCAAACCCTGATCTATGAACAGTTCCCGAAAGAAAAAGCCGGGATCGCCGGAGCGATCTTCGGGATGAGTGTAATGATTGGTCCTGCTTTGGGTCCGGTGCTGGGTGGTTATCTGACGGACACTTTCGGCTGGAGATCCATTTTCAACATCAATCTGCCCTTGGGATTGCTGGCGCTGTTCATCGGAAGCCTGGTCATCTTTGATCGTGAAAAAGAACCGGGGAAAGAAAATCACAAATCAGAGCTCGACATCTGGGGTCTGACGTTCCTGGTGCTGGGCATTGGCTGTTTGCAGTATGTTCTTGAGCGCGGTGAGGCTGATGACTGGTTTGCTTCGAATATTATCTTGCTCAACGCCGTCATTGCAGCAGTCGCATTGCCCCTGTTTGTATGGTGGGAATTGCGCGTGAAAAATCCGATCATCAATGTGCGCCTGTTTCTGCAGCCCTTGGTCAGCAATGGTGTGTTCCTGATGGGTATGATCGGCTTCTTCCTTTATGGCGTGGTCTTTATCCTGCCGGTGTTTGTTTCCAGAACTCTTCACTATGATGCAACCCAGATCGGGGTGCTGTTCATTCCGGGTTCGATTCTGACGGCGGCGTTGATGCCGTTTATCGGTCGGGCCATGGTGCAAGGGGTGGATCCAAGAAAGCTGATCTTTGTGGGGTTGTTGTCCTTGGAAGTGTGTCTGTACACGATGACTTTGCTTTCGCCGCTTTCTTCAGAAGGCGAGATTTTACGCATGCTCTTTATCCGCGGTTTCGGCATGGCCTTCTTGTTTGTGCCGATCAACTCAAGCATCTTAAGTCAGTTTAAGGGGGTTGAGATGGGGCAGGTGTCGGGGTTGCTGAATCTGTCCCGTCAAATCGGGGGCAGCGTCGGGATTGCTTTGATCGGCACGATGCTGAACAAAAACAGTCATCAAAACTATTTGGATCTGACTTCGAAGGTGTCCCTGTTGAATGCCAACACTCAAAGCGCTTATTACGGGGCAGCCAATACCCTGGGCTCTAAAATGAGTGAAGGTCTGGGGATGGCTACGGGGAACGAAGCGGCGCTGAAAAGTCTTTATGGGCGCATTCAGAATCAGGTGTTCATGTTGAGCTTCCGCCAACTGATGTTCCTGATGATGATTATTTTTGCGACGGCTTTCATCCCGCTGGCGCTGATCCGTTTTAAGAATAAAACCAATACGGTGGTGGATGCTCACTAAAACAAAAAAGCCCTCGTGAAGAGGGCTTTTTTATCGGATCGCCGAGATGATTGTGGCGCTGGCGAATTGGATCGGGCTTTGCGGCTTACCGGACGACAGCTTCACCCAGCTGCATAAAAGCAAAGCCAGGAATATAAAAAACCAATTACTTGGGGTCAGCTGCAAAAGCATAAGTGTCCGTTAGTCTTTACGACTTTTAAGATAGCCTAAATAGTACTCAACTCCGCTTGTTATA is from Bdellovibrio bacteriovorus str. Tiberius and encodes:
- a CDS encoding APC family permease produces the protein MQKSLGLIMLIFYATGMILGAGVYSVIGKAAGVAHEGLWLSFLLAAVAALLTALSYAELSTLFPKAGAEYVYMKEIFPQKKILSFLCGCLMIFAAICTASTVALSFAAYLQDFFKAPEALVAMAVLALFTLVNIWGVRESGWMNIAFTLVELSGLVIFVYMGFKQPEFGKALSAPLSWGVATGASLIFFAYLGFENMVNLAEEAKEPEKNIPRAILISLVLTTAVYVAVSLAALALMNPEDLQSSDAVLSEALLKHSPEAAKMLGGIALFATANTVMIALLAASRIGLGMARGRDLPKMFAAILPKRQSPWLASLLVFALALLFLPLKKIEIIASVSSFVTIVVFIVVNAAVIYLRRKEPKRKRPFRVPGSVAGWPVLPVLAAGIALFFLFNFEEQVYYVGVGIVIFVLVVYQALHRRRA
- a CDS encoding putative quinol monooxygenase, with the protein product MVQCALLVRFEAKPGKEAEVERFLKNGLALVEDEPETTAWFALRLNSHELGIFDAFPDESGRKAHLAGKVAEALFAQSPDLFAAEPRIEQIDVIADKLPGSGKSARELPPEAYAP
- a CDS encoding nucleoside deaminase; protein product: MNNDQIRFLEMAVNLAAENLQEHHGRPFGAVLVKNNEVIATGVNQILLTQDPTSHAELSAIRAASQVLESPRLDGCVIYASGQPCPMCLAAMHMTGIKEVYYALSNDDGEAVGLSTARIYEQMQKALPEQSIKITHTPLVGARDRLYEGWKRLQQKT
- a CDS encoding MarR family winged helix-turn-helix transcriptional regulator, which gives rise to MKKSSATPSSCDATSFNPVLKAFFGYCLNKCALRYKDMMGRALLQHKIVGPQLGIMKLLQVQGPKSQIVLGQEMYIDKASMVKFIDGLEKLKYVRRIPGAEDRRIKVIELTPKGAKDLDTIAKTQRQVEDEFLSPLSKKDKDLLKEILPKLLT
- a CDS encoding TolC family protein; the encoded protein is MITLKYYGKVLVVGALLGGSLHSQAAGLHLQDALNEALNNSPKVQKSESQYRETGWKKTESYSGFLPTLSAQASYLFDKKYALVDVNLNNVPLAIPQVVPTTNAYLTAQWSVFDGFASTNRYLSADAFNESAKSDFDWTRFQVQREVTVLFYKALAAKELKTVAEQNVRALEDHLKDVRLFKKVGSSTNYDVLRVEVQMSEAQSELLNATDNVELSRGRLSESLGMDQDVPEVDGILPRLSPEVVAKLDKATLEDRKDLQALRQRAEGFKHQEDSAEKYWVPRISLIGQYQYYNNRNDRFDDFDQFRDAYQFGVMLNWNLFDGMTSISRSKQSIEQKYQAEKTVRQAELKSQRDFDMWKKKFLYYCKVYEARLNDISKSEESVRLAREGQKVGARTNTDVLDAEAELYRARAGAVNAQVGAIEAIVNLELSTGQQLVNFN
- a CDS encoding HlyD family secretion protein, which gives rise to MDKKKKLLAGFGTVAVLVAGYFLYEHMMYVATDNAQVEAHSVMIAAKVGGYINAVHINEGMKVKKGDVLIEIDDRDYQNHLRQIKGELASLEAKKRDADKNLRRISELFSKGVVSQQQFDATTTSLAEVKAKYEAVSAQVAQAELNFQNTKILAPSDGFIAKRAAEVGQLASPGVPLVGFVDAGERWVTANFKETEIEGVVPGKKVNIDVDAISGHSFVGVVESISSATGATFTLLPPDNATGNFTKVVQRVPVKIRFENVTAEQVEALKAGLSAFVKVHKH
- a CDS encoding DHA2 family efflux MFS transporter permease subunit; this translates as MKRESVLIIVVAVMASLLEIVDASIVNVALSSMMGNLGATLEDISMVITGYAIANAIILPVSAWLGERIGRRVYFLGCIALFTLTSVACGLAPNLETLTVFRILQGLAGGALLPTSQTLIYEQFPKEKAGIAGAIFGMSVMIGPALGPVLGGYLTDTFGWRSIFNINLPLGLLALFIGSLVIFDREKEPGKENHKSELDIWGLTFLVLGIGCLQYVLERGEADDWFASNIILLNAVIAAVALPLFVWWELRVKNPIINVRLFLQPLVSNGVFLMGMIGFFLYGVVFILPVFVSRTLHYDATQIGVLFIPGSILTAALMPFIGRAMVQGVDPRKLIFVGLLSLEVCLYTMTLLSPLSSEGEILRMLFIRGFGMAFLFVPINSSILSQFKGVEMGQVSGLLNLSRQIGGSVGIALIGTMLNKNSHQNYLDLTSKVSLLNANTQSAYYGAANTLGSKMSEGLGMATGNEAALKSLYGRIQNQVFMLSFRQLMFLMMIIFATAFIPLALIRFKNKTNTVVDAH